A window of Mucilaginibacter paludis DSM 18603 contains these coding sequences:
- a CDS encoding SRPBCC domain-containing protein yields the protein MKQYHTSVTINGTLNEVWRELTNFKSYPAWNPIVGKLEGELKEGKKISTYIVPLNNTFYPVLLRYHENRELLWQGVLGAKFLLAAKHYYRLKAVTATQTELEHGEYFTGVIAYFLPKGFVKKMELAFEQHNILLKSNIENSR from the coding sequence ATGAAGCAATATCACACCTCCGTTACGATCAACGGTACGCTAAACGAGGTTTGGCGGGAATTGACCAACTTTAAAAGCTACCCCGCCTGGAATCCTATTGTAGGCAAATTAGAAGGAGAATTGAAGGAGGGTAAAAAGATTTCTACTTATATTGTCCCTTTAAACAACACGTTCTATCCTGTTTTGCTACGTTATCACGAGAACCGGGAACTGCTCTGGCAGGGAGTACTGGGGGCAAAATTTTTGCTGGCTGCCAAACATTATTACCGACTAAAGGCGGTTACCGCTACCCAGACCGAATTGGAGCACGGAGAATACTTTACGGGTGTTATTGCGTATTTTTTGCCGAAAGGCTTTGTTAAAAAAATGGAACTGGCATTTGAACAACACAATATCCTTTTAAAAAGCAACATTGAAAACAGTCGATAA
- a CDS encoding (Fe-S)-binding protein, producing MENPISEILQVPTMAEMVAGGKEPEILFWVGCAGSFDERAQKITRSICKILQHVGMSYAVLGTEESCTGDPAKRAGNEFLFQMQAMVNIETLNGYNIKKIVTGCPHCFNTIKNEYPGLGGTYEVIHHTQLIQQLIDEGKLKAEGGESFKGKKITYHDPCYLGRGNGVYEAPRKALEILDTELVEMKRCRSNGLCCGAGGGQMFKEPEKGTQDINVERIQEAIDTQAQVVAAACPFCMTMLRDGVKHFEKEQEIQVLDIAEITARANGL from the coding sequence ATGGAAAACCCGATATCCGAAATACTTCAAGTACCAACTATGGCCGAGATGGTGGCTGGCGGCAAGGAGCCCGAAATTTTATTTTGGGTAGGTTGTGCCGGTAGTTTTGACGAGCGCGCTCAAAAAATAACCCGTTCCATTTGTAAAATATTGCAACATGTGGGCATGAGCTATGCCGTATTAGGCACCGAAGAAAGCTGCACCGGCGACCCTGCTAAACGGGCCGGTAACGAGTTTTTATTCCAGATGCAGGCCATGGTTAATATCGAAACCCTAAATGGGTATAACATTAAAAAAATAGTAACCGGCTGCCCCCATTGCTTCAACACCATCAAAAATGAATACCCGGGCCTTGGCGGCACGTACGAGGTAATACACCATACGCAACTCATCCAGCAGTTAATTGATGAGGGCAAACTTAAAGCCGAAGGCGGCGAAAGCTTCAAAGGCAAAAAAATCACCTATCACGACCCATGCTACCTTGGCCGCGGCAATGGTGTTTACGAAGCCCCGCGCAAGGCGCTCGAAATATTGGATACAGAGCTGGTTGAAATGAAGCGATGCCGATCTAACGGCTTATGCTGCGGTGCAGGCGGCGGCCAGATGTTTAAAGAACCCGAAAAAGGCACGCAAGATATCAATGTTGAACGCATCCAGGAAGCTATTGATACCCAGGCGCAGGTTGTTGCTGCCGCCTGCCCCTTCTGCATGACTATGCTGCGCGATGGTGTAAAGCATTTTGAAAAAGAACAGGAAATCCAGGTACTGGATATTGCCGAAATTACCGCCAGGGCAAATGGCCTCTAA
- a CDS encoding oxidoreductase: MKKVALITGASSGMGKATANILHSQGYIVYGAARRTDEMNDLKAKGMGVIALDLTDDASIVKAVSTIIDKEGKIDILVNNAGYGSYGAVEDVPLDEARRQFEVNVFGMARLTQLVLPTMREQHSGRIVNISSMGGKIYTPMGAWYHATKHAVEGWSDCLRLELKEFGIDVVVVEPGIIKTPWGAIATENLRKTSGNGAYAGLANKIAANFEKMNSSKQPTDADVLGQTIAKAATDKKPKTRYVKGYMAALTIFIRKWFGDSVFDKVIMSQVK, from the coding sequence ATGAAAAAAGTAGCATTAATTACAGGAGCAAGTTCAGGAATGGGAAAAGCAACAGCTAACATACTGCATAGCCAGGGCTATATAGTTTACGGCGCAGCCAGACGTACTGATGAAATGAATGACTTGAAAGCAAAAGGAATGGGTGTAATCGCACTCGATTTAACAGATGACGCATCAATTGTTAAAGCAGTAAGTACTATTATTGATAAAGAAGGCAAAATCGATATTTTAGTTAATAATGCTGGCTATGGTTCTTATGGTGCTGTTGAGGATGTCCCTCTTGACGAAGCCAGAAGGCAATTTGAGGTAAACGTTTTTGGTATGGCCAGATTAACGCAACTGGTATTACCAACCATGCGTGAGCAACACTCGGGCAGGATCGTGAATATCTCATCAATGGGTGGTAAAATTTATACGCCAATGGGTGCCTGGTACCACGCCACCAAACACGCCGTTGAAGGCTGGAGCGATTGTTTGCGTTTGGAGTTGAAGGAATTTGGAATAGATGTGGTAGTGGTAGAACCGGGCATCATCAAAACTCCCTGGGGTGCAATTGCTACAGAAAATTTAAGGAAAACTTCGGGCAACGGGGCTTATGCCGGTTTAGCCAATAAAATTGCAGCCAATTTTGAGAAGATGAACTCCAGCAAACAACCAACTGACGCCGATGTATTAGGGCAAACAATTGCAAAGGCGGCTACAGACAAAAAACCAAAAACCAGGTATGTAAAAGGTTATATGGCTGCACTAACCATATTCATAAGAAAATGGTTTGGCGATAGCGTGTTTGATAAAGTAATCATGAGCCAGGTTAAGTAA
- a CDS encoding helix-turn-helix domain-containing protein, producing MKQDIQNIRSISQLHEIFGFAKPTHPLISIIDVSKWEIPEQFIGVKYTSNLYTIGLKDKSCGLQYGRNTYDFNEGVLIFTSPDQVQSVSKAQELNEIQGWMLFFHPDLIRNTPLGQCVEDYSFFNYEVHEALHLSDAEQKTITDCQYMIQNELLERIDNHSQTVIASSLELLLNLSRRYYERQFNTRSAQSSDVVSQFHALLNSYFKNGKFAETGIPSIEYFSDKIHLSGNYLSDLLKKETGYTVTDHVNNFIIEKAKTLLLSEADPVSNIAYSLGFNYPHYFSRLFKNKTGLTPQEYRKLN from the coding sequence ATGAAGCAGGACATTCAAAATATCAGGTCGATCAGCCAGCTGCACGAGATCTTTGGCTTTGCCAAACCTACCCATCCCTTGATCAGCATTATCGATGTTTCCAAATGGGAGATCCCGGAACAATTTATCGGCGTAAAATATACGTCCAATTTGTACACAATTGGTTTAAAAGACAAAAGCTGTGGTTTGCAATACGGAAGAAACACCTATGACTTTAATGAAGGCGTATTAATATTTACCTCGCCCGATCAGGTGCAATCCGTATCAAAAGCGCAGGAATTAAATGAGATACAGGGATGGATGTTGTTCTTCCATCCCGACCTCATTCGTAATACCCCATTAGGCCAATGTGTGGAAGACTACAGTTTTTTTAATTACGAAGTGCATGAAGCTCTCCATTTATCGGATGCTGAACAAAAGACCATCACCGATTGTCAGTATATGATTCAAAATGAGCTATTGGAACGGATAGACAATCATAGCCAAACCGTGATCGCATCTTCGTTAGAATTGTTATTGAATTTGTCGAGGCGTTATTACGAAAGGCAATTCAACACCCGGTCGGCACAAAGTTCTGATGTGGTCAGCCAGTTCCATGCACTACTCAACAGCTATTTTAAAAACGGGAAATTTGCGGAAACAGGGATCCCATCCATTGAATATTTTTCGGATAAGATCCATCTTTCCGGAAATTATTTAAGCGACCTGTTAAAAAAAGAAACTGGTTATACGGTAACCGATCACGTCAATAATTTCATCATTGAAAAAGCCAAAACATTATTGCTTAGCGAAGCAGATCCTGTTAGTAATATAGCTTATAGTTTAGGTTTTAACTATCCGCATTATTTCAGTCGCTTGTTTAAAAACAAAACAGGATTAACTCCGCAGGAATACAGGAAGTTGAATTAG
- a CDS encoding arylesterase has product MKNIVFLGDSLTAGYGLQSTTTESLPALIQQKINAEQLDYRIINAGVSGDTSAGGLNRLDYWISQPVDIFVLELGINDVMRGIPPQTTLKNLQGIITKVKTKYPQVKMALMGMEIPAFMPIAFAAQFMAIFRQLATANQMAFVPFFLDGVAGQAHLNLRDRIHPTAEGYQIIAAKVWPVLRQLMV; this is encoded by the coding sequence ATGAAAAACATCGTTTTTTTGGGTGATAGTTTAACAGCGGGTTACGGATTACAAAGCACCACTACCGAATCCCTCCCGGCGCTGATCCAACAAAAAATTAATGCAGAACAACTGGATTACCGCATCATTAACGCGGGCGTAAGCGGCGATACCTCGGCAGGCGGCCTTAACCGGCTTGATTACTGGATTAGCCAGCCGGTAGATATTTTTGTGCTTGAATTAGGTATTAACGATGTGATGCGCGGTATCCCGCCACAAACCACTTTAAAAAACCTGCAAGGCATCATCACTAAGGTAAAAACCAAATATCCCCAGGTAAAAATGGCTTTAATGGGCATGGAGATCCCGGCTTTTATGCCCATTGCTTTTGCGGCTCAATTCATGGCTATTTTCCGCCAACTGGCCACCGCCAACCAAATGGCCTTTGTCCCCTTCTTTTTAGATGGAGTTGCAGGCCAGGCCCATCTAAACCTGCGCGACCGTATACACCCCACCGCCGAAGGCTACCAAATTATTGCCGCTAAGGTTTGGCCCGTATTGCGCCAACTAATGGTTTAA
- a CDS encoding (Fe-S)-binding protein, translating to MIAQIIFSLILALAIALFSKNVRKIRRNILLGHDTNRSDNPALRWKTMAKVALGQTKMVKRPVAAMLHFFIYVGFVIINIEVLEIMLDGIFGSHRVFSRPLGSLYGVLIGSFEVLALLVLIACVAFLCRRNILKLKRFSGVEMTSWPKSDANYILIVEILLMTAFLTMNAADHQLQLLGFGHYIHAGSFPVSNFLAPILPTDAATLELIERGCWWFHIIGILAFLNYLPYSKHFHIMLAFPNTYYSNLNPKGKFTNMASVTTEVKAMLDPSFVPENTGEPGRFGAKDVTDLTWKNLMEAYTCTECGRCTSVCPANITGKLLSPRKIMMDTRDRITEVGNNIDKHGKDFKDEKSLLDTYITREEIWACTTCNACAEACPVNINPLEIITELRRYVVMEESQAPASLNNMFGNIENNSAPWKYSNADRLNWAKPE from the coding sequence ATGATAGCACAAATTATTTTTAGCCTTATACTTGCCCTTGCTATTGCCCTGTTCAGCAAAAACGTCCGTAAAATAAGGCGTAATATCCTGCTCGGGCACGATACCAACCGGTCGGATAACCCCGCACTTCGTTGGAAAACCATGGCCAAGGTAGCCCTGGGCCAAACCAAAATGGTTAAGCGCCCCGTTGCCGCCATGCTGCACTTTTTTATTTATGTGGGTTTCGTCATCATCAACATCGAGGTGCTCGAGATCATGCTCGATGGTATCTTCGGCTCGCACCGCGTATTCTCTCGTCCACTGGGTAGCCTGTATGGTGTGCTCATCGGCTCGTTCGAGGTATTGGCCTTGCTGGTACTGATAGCGTGCGTCGCCTTTTTATGCAGGCGGAACATCCTCAAGCTGAAACGCTTTTCGGGCGTGGAGATGACGAGCTGGCCAAAGTCCGACGCCAACTACATCCTCATCGTCGAAATCTTATTAATGACGGCCTTTTTAACCATGAACGCTGCCGATCATCAATTGCAGCTTTTAGGCTTCGGCCATTATATTCACGCAGGCAGTTTCCCGGTCAGCAATTTCCTTGCGCCTATTTTACCAACCGATGCCGCCACACTCGAACTGATAGAACGCGGCTGCTGGTGGTTCCATATTATAGGCATATTGGCTTTCTTAAACTACCTGCCTTACTCCAAGCATTTTCACATCATGCTGGCCTTCCCTAATACCTATTACTCCAACCTTAACCCCAAGGGTAAGTTCACCAATATGGCATCGGTAACTACCGAGGTAAAGGCTATGCTCGATCCCTCTTTCGTTCCTGAAAACACCGGCGAGCCGGGTCGCTTCGGGGCTAAAGACGTAACCGACCTTACCTGGAAAAACCTGATGGAGGCCTATACCTGTACCGAGTGCGGCCGCTGCACCTCGGTTTGCCCGGCCAATATTACCGGCAAACTGTTGTCGCCCCGCAAAATCATGATGGACACCCGCGACCGCATTACCGAGGTAGGCAACAACATCGACAAGCACGGCAAGGATTTTAAAGACGAAAAATCGTTATTAGACACGTACATCACCCGCGAAGAGATCTGGGCCTGCACAACCTGCAATGCCTGCGCAGAAGCCTGCCCGGTAAACATCAATCCTCTTGAGATTATAACAGAACTAAGGAGATATGTGGTCATGGAAGAATCGCAGGCTCCGGCAAGTTTAAACAACATGTTCGGCAATATCGAAAACAACAGCGCCCCCTGGAAATACTCAAACGCCGACAGGCTGAACTGGGCTAAACCTGAGTGA